The Ooceraea biroi isolate clonal line C1 chromosome 1, Obir_v5.4, whole genome shotgun sequence genome has a window encoding:
- the LOC105280289 gene encoding target of rapamycin complex subunit lst8, producing MATDDVISSEQVIFVTGGYDHTIKIWQPHTGVCQRTCQHTDSQVNALDITPDKYVVAAAGYQHIRMYDLASNNPNPVINYEGVTKNITSLGFQEEGKWMYTGGEDCSARVWDLRSSSFQCQRIFQVSAPVNSVCLHPNQAELIVGDQSGVIHLWDLRSDHNEQLIPEAESSIQDISVDQDGTYMAAVNNKGHCYIWTLTGGTGDEPTRLNPRHKLLAHKRYALRCKFSPDSTLLVTTSADQTARVWRTTDFSEIQVLQHDAKRWVWDAAFSADSQYIFTASSDGVARLWNASTGLIEREYQGHQKAITAIAFRDEIIPIS from the exons ATGGCTACGGACGATGTAATTAGCAGCGAACAGGTGATTTTTGTCACAGGAGGTTATGATCATACTATTAAGATATGGCAACCGCACACGGGTGTTTGTCAACGTACCTGTCAACATACGGATTCT CAAGTCAATGCATTGGACATTACACCAGATAAATATGTTGTTGCCGCTGCTGGATATCAGCATATACGAATGTATGATTTGGCCTCGAACAATCCTAATCCAGTCATCAATTATGAAGGAGTAACAAAGAATATTACGAGCCTAGGTTTTCAG GAAGAAGGAAAATGGATGTACACAGGGGGAGAAGATTGTTCGGCAAGAGTATGGGATCTGAG ATCCAGCAGTTTCCAGTGTCAAAGGATATTTCAAGTGTCTGCCCCAGTAAATTCCGTTTGTTTACATCCCAATCAAGCTGAACTAATTGTTGGAGATCAAAGTGGGGTTATACATCTCTGGGATCTTCGTTCCGACCACAACGAGCAGCTA ATCCCTGAAGCTGAATCATCCATTCAGGATATTTCAGTAGATCAAGATGGTACTTACATGGCAGCTGTGAATAACAAAGGACATTGCTACATTTGGACACTTACAGGTGGCACAGGAGACGAGCCAACAAGACTCAATCCTCGTCACAAACTTTTAGCTCATAAGCGTTATGCTCTTCGCTGCAAATTTAGTCCTGATTCTAC gCTGCTGGTAACGACTTCAGCGGATCAGACCGCTCGAGTGTGGAGAACAACCGACTTTTCTGAAATACAAGTTCTTCAACATGATGCTAAACGCTGGGTCTGGGATGCAGCATTCAGCGCAGACTCTCAGTATATATTTACTG CTTCTTCGGATGGAGTTGCGCGTTTATGGAATGCTTCCACAGGATTAATCGAACGAGAATATCAAGGACACCAGAAAGCCATCACAGCCATCGCTTTCCGCGACGAAATAATTCCCATCAGCTAA